The DNA region GGCGCTCGGACGGCGCTGGTGGGCATCGGCCGGCGGAGGCGCCTGGACCACGCTCGAGGGCGAACCGCGTCGGCTCCGGACGTCGTCGGTCTCCTCTCTCGACGACGCGAGCGTGAGCTTCCAGAGCATCGCGCAGTGGTCGGAGGCGGGGCGCCTCGACACGCTGCTGGCCGTGGCCGGGCGTGTCTGGCGAGACCGGGCCTATGGGGACGTCTACTCGTACATGCTCCTCGCCGAAGGACGCATCGACATGGTCGCCGAGTTCGACGTCAAGGAGTACGACATCGCAGCGGCCGTCCCGATCGTCCGCGAGGCCGGCGGGCGCATGACCGACGTCGACGGTGTCGAGACGATCTCCGCCCGCTCGACACTCGCAACCAACGGCACCCTTCACGACGACTTCCTCACCCTGATGCAGAACTGATCGAACCACGAGGCCCCCGCGATGAATTTCCGCATCATGTCCGCAGCCGCGGGCGTCCTGCTGCTCGTCGGAGCCCTCACCGCGTGCGCCGCTCCGGAGCCGCGTACGTCGCCCACGCCTGATGCCGGCAGTCCGCAGCCGACGCCGTCCTCCGTGCCGGTGACCTCGCCGACGCCGGAGCCGGCCGAAACGGAACTCACCTGCGAGTCGATGATCTCGGCCGGCACGGTCACCGCTCTCGCCGATGCCGGCTGGACCGCCGAGACGAAGGAGTTCGTCGTCGGGGGTGTCGAATTGACCGAGGGGCTGCTGTGCTTCTGGGCCGATTACACCGTCGGATCCGACCATGGGCAGCTGTACGGCTGGTCTCCGGTCGACGACTCCGATGCCGCAGCGGCACAGGCCGCACTCCTCGCCGAGGGCTGGAAACGGGAAGACGGCCCTGACGGCGTCTACTTCACCGAAGACGCCCGATACGCCATGGGCACGGACGAAGACGGCTACGGCATGACGTATCTCTTCGGCGACGGATGGGTGCGCCTCGCGGACACGCGCCAGGGGCTCATCCTGATCGAGTGGCCGCGTTAGATCCCTCGTCGACTCCCGTCGGGGTCGATCTCCGTCAGGGGCGACCCGACCCCATCGAACTCTCGAGTATCCGCCCGAAGGTGCGGGAGACCGGTGGCGTCCACAGCAGCACGATGATCGCGGCCGCGAACGCGACCGTCAAGGCCGCTCCCCAGTCCCAGCGGTCTCCGAACACGAGGACGACCGCACTCAACGCGATCGCTATGCCGAGGAAGATCGTGAGCATGAGGCGGGAGAGCCCGCTTCCGCGGCGGACCCCGGCGGCGACGGCGAAGACCAGAAGACCGAACAGGGCGATGGCGGCACCGGTGAGCGAGAAGGCCGAGGCGCTCACGTCCGGGTCGTAGCGTCCCAGGAACACCAGTATCCCGAAGCCCGTCGCCAGCGCGCCGAAGACGTATGCGAGCACGGCGACCACCGTGGTGATCACCGTGGCGACGGGGGCCGACGAGGAGACGGGCACCGTGGAGGAGGACGTCGTCACGCGTGGAGCGTTCCTCGTCGGCACCGTCAGCACCAGACGGCGATGCACGAAGCGCACAACTTCGATGGCCGCGACCATCACGATCGTGATCCCGGTGAGCGCGACGGCGAGGTCCTCCCCCGGGTCGACGAGCACGAAGAACTCGCGAGCGCGCGGGATCGTGAACACCGCGATGAGGAAGATGAACATCGCCCCGACGACCGCCACCTTGAACCGGTTGAGCGGGCGGGCGAGGACCGCCAGAATCCAGATGCCGACGACGGCCAGGATCACGGTGGCGCCCGTGCGCAGCTGCTCCTCGTGCACACCGAGTCCACGCGCGACGAACGTGTACCAGGTCAGCCCGAGCGCGACGACGATGCCCGACGGGATCGCGAAACTCAAAGACCGTCGGAGGAAACCCGGCACGTAGCGCGCCGCGTTCGGCATGAGCGCGAGGAAGAAGGCGGGGATGCCGATCGTGAGGCCGTCCGTGATGGAGAGCTGTCGCGGCAGGAACGGGAACTCGAGGAGGAACGCCCCGAAGATGATCGCGAGCAGTGTCGCGTAGACCGTCTTGTTCAGGAACAGCATCGACACGCGCTCGATGTTCGCGATGACCTGGCGCCCCTCGGCGACGACGTCCGGCAGGTGCGAGAACTGTCCGTCGAGCAGCACGAGCCTCGCAACGGCCTTCGTGGCCGGCGAGCCCGAGTTCATCGCGATGCCGATATCCGCGGACTTTATCGCGAGGGCGTCATTGACACCGTCTCCGGTCATCGCGACGGTGTGTCCGTGGCTCTGCAACGCCGTCACCATGCGCTTCTTCTGCTCGGGGGTGACGCGCCCGAACACCGTGTGCTGGTCGAGCACGTCGGCGAGCTGGGCGTCATCATCGGGAAGCTCTCTGGCATCGAAGCCGTCGGCCACGTCGAGACCGACTTCTCGGGCGATGGCCGCCACCGTACGCGGGTTGTCGCCGGAGATGATGCGGATGCCCACCTGCTGGTGCCCGAAATAGGCGAGTGTCTGAGCGGCGTCGGGGCGCACCTGCTCGCGGAAGGTCAGCACGATGATGGCCGCGAGTCCGTCAGGGAGCCGCTCGGAGTCGACGTCGGCGTCCGAGAGCGTCGCGTGCGCGTGGCCGAGCACGAGAGTGCGGCGGCCCGTCTCGGCGAGTGCCGTCACGGTGCGCCCCAGCTCCGTCTCCGCCGATGTGGCCGCATCGCCGAACACCATCTCCGGTGCTCCCATCACCCAGGTCCCAGGGATGCCGGTGAAAGACGCCGCACTCCATTTTCGTGCAGATGAGAACGGGATGTACCCCGACACGACGAGTGGCGAGGCGACCGGGTAGGCCGTCCGCATCGACCGTGCTGTCGGGTTCGCATCGGGCGCCGCGGCATACCAGGCAAGCGCCGCCGCCGCGTCCTCTGCCTGTTCCGGGGCGAGGCCGTGGAGGCGATGTGCCTCGTCGAAGCCGATCTCCCCGACGGTGAGCGTGCCGGTCTTGTCGAGGCAGATGACGTCGACGCGCGCGAGGCCTTCCACAGCCGGTAGTTCGTTCACCAGAACCTGCCGGCGTGCGAGTCGTGAGGCTCCGACGGCGAAGGCGATGCTCGTCATGAGTACCAGGCCGAGCGGGATCATCGCCGTCAACGACGCGATCGTGTTCACCACCGCCTGTACCCACGCGCCGTTCGAGAACACGGTCGTGTAGCCGCCGAGCACGATGATCTGCGCGTTCAGGACGAGCAGGCCGACGGGGCCGATGATCCAACTCACCCATTTCAGCACCCGGTTGACCGAGGTGCGCAGTTCACTCGAGACGAGGGAGAAACGCTTCGCCTCCCCGGCGAAGTGGTTCGCGTAGGAATCGGCGCCCACGCGGGTCGCGATCGCGGTCCCCTCCCCTGCGACGACCACGGCTCCGGACAGCGCATCGTCGCCGGGCTGCTTCTCGACCGGGTCCGACTCCCCGGTGAGCATCGACTCATCGATCTGGAGCCCGCGCGACGCGAGAACCCGCGCATCGGCCGGCACCTGCTCGCCGGCGCGGAGCACGAGGACGTCGTCGAGGACCACGTCGCTGGGGGCGATCTCCGCCTCCTCGCCGTCTCTCAGCACCAGCGCACGCGGCGCGTTCATCAGCGCCAGACGATCGAGCGCCGACTTCGCCCGGAACTCCTGCACACATCCGATGATCGCGTTCGCGAACGCGGCGAGTCCGAAGAGTGCGTCCTGCCAGCGTCCGACCAGGAACAGCACGAAGAAGCAGGCGAAGACGATGCCGTTGAAGAGCGTGAACACGTTCGCGCGCACGATGCTCCAGGCGCTGCGACTCGTGTCGGCAACGAAGGCGTTCGTCTT from Microbacterium sp. SY138 includes:
- a CDS encoding HAD-IC family P-type ATPase, whose protein sequence is MDTTPADVSTGLTQAQVSERVAAGKTNAFVADTSRSAWSIVRANVFTLFNGIVFACFFVLFLVGRWQDALFGLAAFANAIIGCVQEFRAKSALDRLALMNAPRALVLRDGEEAEIAPSDVVLDDVLVLRAGEQVPADARVLASRGLQIDESMLTGESDPVEKQPGDDALSGAVVVAGEGTAIATRVGADSYANHFAGEAKRFSLVSSELRTSVNRVLKWVSWIIGPVGLLVLNAQIIVLGGYTTVFSNGAWVQAVVNTIASLTAMIPLGLVLMTSIAFAVGASRLARRQVLVNELPAVEGLARVDVICLDKTGTLTVGEIGFDEAHRLHGLAPEQAEDAAAALAWYAAAPDANPTARSMRTAYPVASPLVVSGYIPFSSARKWSAASFTGIPGTWVMGAPEMVFGDAATSAETELGRTVTALAETGRRTLVLGHAHATLSDADVDSERLPDGLAAIIVLTFREQVRPDAAQTLAYFGHQQVGIRIISGDNPRTVAAIAREVGLDVADGFDARELPDDDAQLADVLDQHTVFGRVTPEQKKRMVTALQSHGHTVAMTGDGVNDALAIKSADIGIAMNSGSPATKAVARLVLLDGQFSHLPDVVAEGRQVIANIERVSMLFLNKTVYATLLAIIFGAFLLEFPFLPRQLSITDGLTIGIPAFFLALMPNAARYVPGFLRRSLSFAIPSGIVVALGLTWYTFVARGLGVHEEQLRTGATVILAVVGIWILAVLARPLNRFKVAVVGAMFIFLIAVFTIPRAREFFVLVDPGEDLAVALTGITIVMVAAIEVVRFVHRRLVLTVPTRNAPRVTTSSSTVPVSSSAPVATVITTVVAVLAYVFGALATGFGILVFLGRYDPDVSASAFSLTGAAIALFGLLVFAVAAGVRRGSGLSRLMLTIFLGIAIALSAVVLVFGDRWDWGAALTVAFAAAIIVLLWTPPVSRTFGRILESSMGSGRP
- a CDS encoding inositol monophosphatase family protein, translated to MTTSPDSLRHDLDLALRLADAADAQSLPRFDASDLEISTKADNSHVTDADLATERAIRSILETERPEDGIFGEEFGAQGSTQRQWIIDPIDGTANFLRGVPLWGTMIALAIDGVPQVGVVSMPALGRRWWASAGGGAWTTLEGEPRRLRTSSVSSLDDASVSFQSIAQWSEAGRLDTLLAVAGRVWRDRAYGDVYSYMLLAEGRIDMVAEFDVKEYDIAAAVPIVREAGGRMTDVDGVETISARSTLATNGTLHDDFLTLMQN